From Gemmatimonadales bacterium:
GACAAGAGGCCGGGCCTTAGGAGACAGGAGAACGGCGTCGCCGCCAACCGCAAACCGTTATCCACAAGGCACTTCAGGCGCAGCCCGGCGTGCGGCACCCGGGCGGACCGTCAGGCGCCGGAAGCCTCGAATCGCACTCGGAATAGCGGACATTGTGTCCCACAGTCCGTCGCTCGACGACCTGCGCGGTCTCCATCGCAGGTCGCCGCTCCTCGCGGCCACGCTGCTGCTGGCGCTGTTCGCGCTGGCCGGCGTCCCGCCGACCTCCGGGTTCATCGGGAAATGGTTCCTCTTCCGCGCGGCGATGGGAGAAGGCTGGTGGTGGCTGGTGCTGCTCGGCGCGGTGAACAGCACCGTGTCGGTCTACTACTATCTCGTGGTGGTGAAGCACGCCTACCTGCTCGAGCCGCCGGAGGAGCGTCCGCTGCGGCTCACGCCCCTGGATAGCGTCGGACGCTTGACGCCCCGGCGCCGAGGCAGGACTATTCGCCACAAAGGAGCCTGTCCCGAATGGCCACGATCCCGTTCACCGACAACTACACGGACCTGTCGTCCAACCGCGGCTTCCAGTTCAAGTTCTTCTGCCAGAAGTGCGGCAACGGCTACATGTCCACCTCCAAGACCAACACCCTCGGCGCCGCGGCGGCCGCGGCCGGCGCGGTGTCGTCGCTCCTGGGCGGCATCTTCGGACGCGCCGCCCATGGCGCGGAACAGCTCTAGGCCATGGTCGCCGGCCCGCAGCACGACGCCGCCCTCAAGGCGGCGGTCGAGGAGATCCGTCCCCTCTTCAAGCAGTGCACCCGCTGCGGCCAGTGGGTGTGCGAGCCGGTGTGCTGGAACAAGAAGGCCGGGCTATGCGAGAAGTGCGCCCCCGACGTCGACGAGGAAATCGCCTCGGCGCAGGCCCAGACGGCCAGGGAGCAGGTCATCGAGAAGGCCAAGGCCGTGGATTTCGTCGGTGAGCGCGACCTCGCGAAGGTCACGGCGGTGAACTGCCCGAAGTGCGGCGCGAAAACCCAGGGGAGCAAGTTCTGCCCCGAGTGCGGCACGCCGACGGCGCAGAAGAAGACGTGCGCGAGCTGCGGAGCCGTCGCCGACGGCTCGCCCAAGTTCTGCCCCGAGTGCGGAAGCCGCTTGGCGCATGATGTGATCGGGCGGACGGACCGAGCCGCGCGACTGGCGGAGCGGCACCCGGTCGGATTAGGGTTGATGTCCATGCGCCGCGCTCCCCTCATTGCCATCCTTGCCCTGGCAGCGTGCAGCTCCCGCGGCTCTCGCTCGGTGTCTCACATCCCGGCCTCGTGGCGCTACGCCAACATCGCGCCGCCGGTCGTGGCCGAGCATGTCATGGTCGCCTCAGAACACCCGCTCGCGAGCAGCATCGGCGCCGACATAATGCGGCGTGGCGGCAACGCCATTGACGCGGCCGTAGCCGTCGGCTTCGCCCAGGCCGTGGTGACCCCGCGCGCCGGCAACATCGGCGGCGGCGGGTTCCTGGTCTATCGCCAAGCCGACGGCCAGGTCTTCGCGCTCGACTACCGTGAGACCGCGCCCGCCGCCGCCACCCGCGACATGTTCGTGGACTCGGCGGGGCACGTCACCTCCGCCTCGCTCATCGGCCCGCTCGCCTCCGGCGTCCCGGGCGCCGTGGCAGGGATGTACGAGATGCACCGGCGCTTCGGACGGCTGCCGTGGCGTGAGCTCGTGATGCCATCCGTGGAGCTGGCGCGCAACGGCCACGAAGTGGACAGCGCACGCGCCGCCGTCATCGCCGCCAACCGCGAGCGCCTGGCGCGCTTCCCATCCACGGCCGGACTCCTCCTCCCCAGTGGCGAGCCGCTGCGCCGCGGCCTCTTGTGGCGGCAGCCCGAGCTGGCACGCACCCTGGAGCTCATCGCCGATTCGGGCGCGGCCGGTTTCTATCGCGGCCGAACCGCCGACCTGATCATGGCCGAAATGCGGCGGAGCGGCGGCCTGATCACCCACCAGGACCTGGAGGGCTACCGAGCGCTCTGGCGCGAGCCGATCCAGTTCACCTACCGCGGCTGGCGCGTGATCTCGATGCCGCCTTCCTCGAGCGGCGGCGTCACGATGGCGGAGATGTTCAACATGCTCGAGGGATGGCGCCGGCTCCCGCCGTTCGGAAGCGCCGAGCTGATCCACCTCGAGGTCGAGGTGATGCGCCGCGCCTTCACCGACCGCAACCGCTACCTCGGCGACCCGGACTTCGTGCGGATGCCGCTCGACCGGCTGCTCTCCAAGTCGTACGCCGCGGAGTTGCGCCGCGCCATCGATCGAGACCGGGCCACGCCGAGCACCGCGATGCCGCCTATCGTCGAAAGCCAGGAGACCACGCACTACTCCCTCGTGGACGCCCAAGGGAACGCCGCCTCGGTCACCACCACCCTGAACGACAACTTCGGCAACGCGATGTTGGTACCGGGGGCGGGCTTCCTCCTCAACAACGAGATGGACGACTTCACCTCCAAGCCCGGCGTCCCGAACGACTACGGTCTCTTCCAAGGCGAGGCCAACGCCATCGCGCCGCGCAAGCGCATGCTCTCGGCCATGACGCCGACCATCGTGCTCGACCAGCGCGGCCGGCTCGCCCTAGTCGTGGGCTCTCCCGGCGGGCCGCGGATCATCAGCGCGCTGGCCCAGGTGATCTCGAACGTGATCGACCACCGGATGACGCTCGCCGAGGCGGTCTTCGCGCCGCGTATCCATCACCAGTCCCTGCCGGACTCGATCCGCTGGGAGCAGGGCGGCATGGACCCCGAAGTGCGGCGGGCGCTGGAAGCGATGGGGCACGCCTTCTTCACGCGGCCGGGGGGGAACGGAGTGATCAACGCGGTCCGCGTCACGCCCCACGGGATCGAAGGGGTCACCGATCCGCGCATTCCCGGCGGCGCGGTCGGATGGTAGGACGAACAGACGCGTTGGTGCAGCGGACGCGCCGACGCACCGGATGCGACTCCACATCGTGAGGATCCGATGATGCGCTTGACGCTTGGCCTTTTCGCGCTCGCCGCCACGGCCGGAACGGTGGCCGCGCAACAGCCCCGCGCGCTCACCGTGCAGGACTTCCTTGCCTTCGACCGGCCGTCCGAGCCGGCGATCTCGCCGGACGGCCGCCAGGTGGCGTACACGGTGACCACGACCGACGTCACCGCCAACCGGCGGCGCACCGACCTGTGGCTCCGGGCGTCCGACAACCCGGCCGAAGCGCGCCGCATCTCCACCGACTCGTTAGGCGGCCGGAGCGCGAAGTGGTCTCCCGACGGCCGGCGCCTCGCGTACATAAGTTCGCGCGGCGGCACGCCGCAGGTCTGGATCTACGAAAGCGCCTCCGGCGCGCGCCGGCAGCTCACCACGCTCTCCACGGGCGCCGATGGCGTGATCTGGTCGCCGAGCGGGCGTTCGCTCGCCTTCGTCTCCGAGGGGTACGCCGAGTGCCGCGACGACGCGTGCAACCAGCGGCGAGCCGCCGAGGAGGAGCGCCGGCCGAGCCGAGCGCGTACCATCGACGGCCTGCTGTTCCGCCATTGGAACGCCTGGGAAGACGGCCTGCGAAGCCATCTCTTCGTGGTCTCCGCGGACGGCGGGACGCCGCGCGACCTGCTCGCGGGGAAGGACTACGACACACCCGTGCCGCCGTTCGGCGGTTCGGAGTCGTACGCCTTCAGTCCCGACGAGCGCGAGATCGCCTTCACCACCAAGCTCGCCGGCCGCGACCAGGCCTGGACCACCAACCTCGACATCTACTCCGTGCCCGTCGCCGGTGGCGAGCCTTCGCTCGTCACCGCGAACCTGCCCGGCGCGGACCAGAACCCGCTCTACTCCGCCGACGGGCGCTACCTTGCGTTCCTCTCGCAGGAGCGCGCAGGCTTCGAGGCGGACCGCTGGCGGCTGATGGTGAAGGACCGGCAGTCCGGCCAGGTGCGTGAGGTCCTGCACGGCTGGGACAACAACATCCTCGAGTACGCGTTCGCGACCGGCGGGAACGACTTGTTCGCGGTCACGGAGAAGCGGCAGCGCCACATCATGGTGCACGTGGTGTTCGCCACCGGCGAGGTGCACGAGGTCCTCACCGACATGAACCCGTCCCAGATGTCCGTGGCCACGTCGGCGAGCGCGCCGTCGTTCGCGTTCGTTAGCGACGCCCAGGACCAGCCGCCGCAGGTGTACGCGTGGTTCGTGGACCACCGTACTCCTCCAAGCCGGCTCACGCGCCTCAACGCGGATCGCCTCGCGCAGGTCCGCATGAACCCGGCCCGCGAGTTCGGCTGGGTGGGCGCCGGCGGCGACAGCGTCTTCGGGATGCTGGTCACGCCGCCGGGGTTCGACCCATCGCGCCGTTATCCGGCCGTCATC
This genomic window contains:
- the ggt gene encoding gamma-glutamyltransferase — encoded protein: MVAGPQHDAALKAAVEEIRPLFKQCTRCGQWVCEPVCWNKKAGLCEKCAPDVDEEIASAQAQTAREQVIEKAKAVDFVGERDLAKVTAVNCPKCGAKTQGSKFCPECGTPTAQKKTCASCGAVADGSPKFCPECGSRLAHDVIGRTDRAARLAERHPVGLGLMSMRRAPLIAILALAACSSRGSRSVSHIPASWRYANIAPPVVAEHVMVASEHPLASSIGADIMRRGGNAIDAAVAVGFAQAVVTPRAGNIGGGGFLVYRQADGQVFALDYRETAPAAATRDMFVDSAGHVTSASLIGPLASGVPGAVAGMYEMHRRFGRLPWRELVMPSVELARNGHEVDSARAAVIAANRERLARFPSTAGLLLPSGEPLRRGLLWRQPELARTLELIADSGAAGFYRGRTADLIMAEMRRSGGLITHQDLEGYRALWREPIQFTYRGWRVISMPPSSSGGVTMAEMFNMLEGWRRLPPFGSAELIHLEVEVMRRAFTDRNRYLGDPDFVRMPLDRLLSKSYAAELRRAIDRDRATPSTAMPPIVESQETTHYSLVDAQGNAASVTTTLNDNFGNAMLVPGAGFLLNNEMDDFTSKPGVPNDYGLFQGEANAIAPRKRMLSAMTPTIVLDQRGRLALVVGSPGGPRIISALAQVISNVIDHRMTLAEAVFAPRIHHQSLPDSIRWEQGGMDPEVRRALEAMGHAFFTRPGGNGVINAVRVTPHGIEGVTDPRIPGGAVGW
- a CDS encoding prolyl oligopeptidase family serine peptidase, with product MMRLTLGLFALAATAGTVAAQQPRALTVQDFLAFDRPSEPAISPDGRQVAYTVTTTDVTANRRRTDLWLRASDNPAEARRISTDSLGGRSAKWSPDGRRLAYISSRGGTPQVWIYESASGARRQLTTLSTGADGVIWSPSGRSLAFVSEGYAECRDDACNQRRAAEEERRPSRARTIDGLLFRHWNAWEDGLRSHLFVVSADGGTPRDLLAGKDYDTPVPPFGGSESYAFSPDEREIAFTTKLAGRDQAWTTNLDIYSVPVAGGEPSLVTANLPGADQNPLYSADGRYLAFLSQERAGFEADRWRLMVKDRQSGQVREVLHGWDNNILEYAFATGGNDLFAVTEKRQRHIMVHVVFATGEVHEVLTDMNPSQMSVATSASAPSFAFVSDAQDQPPQVYAWFVDHRTPPSRLTRLNADRLAQVRMNPAREFGWVGAGGDSVFGMLVTPPGFDPSRRYPAVILIHGGPQGAWLDQFHGRWNAQLFAAPGYVVAMLNPRGSTGFGQRFTDQISRD